One segment of Paramormyrops kingsleyae isolate MSU_618 chromosome 8, PKINGS_0.4, whole genome shotgun sequence DNA contains the following:
- the LOC111857229 gene encoding uncharacterized protein, which translates to MNRPPSPGTERLPPKKREPRERPAEASSTDHCFKVPAPYSAPIRGKSSRQPDSYAEYLPLAPPLTPTNFPVPWYMSCPMMAPNPFPFDQDGLSSWREQNSGTRHPIHPRQPQSRWPHAPAARPLTGSASHGMEYPFSDPFAHSDHRVTSPLRVLPLNSEKYFSEWRPNGFPWREAWSEVNQPCKAGQLGSLANSERALLISQGGPAQDCPTASLQDSSSLQHDKDPQVQFSTASLRREPSTAEDNHNSRRLVHVSQKPPQKAAEPSPQVITPHRLAGLSPAIHSRDLQDERLQLARAGDGQETKQWCKPRDASGELHLSKAPSPFAGGSLVELSGGRLKRVEELQTEDFLLSGSPRPGLCLSSCTVLGISPSVTPGYMHLQVHLTDHLTQELLEVLLEYPFFVCERGWSSCDPQKTACLYGLRCRQLAIGDVCFALTPAPTKTPPSAEPTKSPPSPDTCAAQPRKRHWSAPDVFGEDRSLVGSPQNSKHRKKQ; encoded by the exons ATGAACCGCCCTCCCAGCCCAGGTACAGAGCGCCTCCCTCCAAAGAAGAGGGAACCTAGGGAGAGGCCGGCAGAGGCCAGCTCCACCGACCACTGCTTCAAGGTGCCTGCACCCTACAGTGCACCCATCAGGGGGAAATCCAGCAGGCAGCCCGACTCCTATGCTGAATACCTTcccctggcccctcccctgacACCAACCAACTTCCCAGTACCCTGGTACATGTCTTGTCCCATGATGGCACCAAACCCCTTTCCCTTTGACCAAGATGGCTTGTCTTCATGGAGAGAGCAGAATTCTGGGACCAGGCACCCGATCCATCCCAGACAGCCACAGTCCAGGTGGCCTCATGCTCCAGCAGCACGCCCTCTAACTGGCTCCGCCTCCCATGGCATGGAATACCCTTTCAGTGATCCATTTGCTCATTCGGACCACAGGGTGACATCACCTCTCAGGGTCCTGCCTTTAAATAGTGAGAAATACTTTTCAGAGTGGAGGCCCAATGGTTTCCCTTGGAGGGAAGCTTGGAGTGAGGTCAATCAGCCATGCAAAGCAGGCCAGCTGGGTTCTCTGGCTAACAGTGAGAGGGCACTTCTCATCAGCCAAGGTGGGCCAGCTCAGGACTGCCCCACCGCAAGCCTCCAAGACTCATCTTCTTTGCAACATGACAAGGACCCCCAGGTACAGTTCAGCACTGCCTCCCTTAGAAGGGAACCCAGTACTGCTGAAGACAATCATAACTCCCGTAGGCTGGTGCATGTATCACAAAAGCCACCCCAGAAGGCTGCTGAGCCAAGCCCCCAAGTCATAACACCGCATAGACTTGCAGGACTATCCCCTGCTATCCATTCTCGGGACCTTCAGGATGAGCGCTTGCAGCTGGCCAGGGCTGGAGACGGGCAAGAAACAAAGCAATGGTGCAAACCCAGGGATGCTAGCGGGGAGCTGCACCTATCCAAGGCCCCGTCCCCCTTTGCAGGTGGTTCTCTTGTGGAACTAAGTGGTGGGAGACTGAAAAGGGTGGAGGAGCTGCAGACAGAGGACTTCCTGTTGTCGGGGAGCCCGAGGCCTGGGCTGTGCCTGAGCTCCTGCACAGTGCTGGGCATCAGCCCCAGTGTGACTCCAGGGTACATGCATCTGCAGGTCCACCTAACCGACCACCTGACTCAG GAGTTACTGGAAGTCTTGCTGGAGTATCCATTCTTCGTATGTGAACGGGGCTGGTCCTCTTGTGACCCTCAGAAAACAGCCTGTCTGTATGGGCTCCGCTGCCGGCAGCTTGCTATTGGGGATGTGTGCTTCGCCCTCACACCTGCCCCGACCAAAACGCCGCCCTCGGCAGAGCCCACCAAGAGCCCCCCAAGCCCAGACACATGTGCAGCACAGCCCCGGAAAAGGCACTGGTCAGCCCCAGATGTCTTTGGAGAGGACAGGTCTCTGGTAGGTTCGCCTCAGAACTCAAAGCACAGGAAGAAGCAGTAG